The following are encoded together in the Chloroherpetonaceae bacterium genome:
- a CDS encoding electron transfer flavoprotein subunit alpha/FixB family protein → MLKAVVFIEQRNGVLKRASLEALSKAAELAGDVYAVAIGSSLHEAVTGLGKYGATKVFLFEHPSLQHYAPTAYAKILARVVKEESASIVLLAATSMGKDLAPRLSIRLAAGLVSDAIAIQVEGDRLLAKRYAYSGKAIATVQLDTPIQILTLRPNVFPIATYPDRTAEVVTSTYNPDETDLRAIVKEIVASAGKLDVTEADIVVSGGRGLRDPKGDGKENWQNLEALASVLGAAVGASRAVVDAGWRPHSEQVGQTGKVVSPKLYIACGISGAIQHLAGMASSKVIVAINKDKDAPIFQVADYGIVGTVEETLPKLTEEFKKLLSQH, encoded by the coding sequence ATGCTTAAAGCTGTTGTCTTCATTGAGCAGCGAAATGGCGTGCTAAAGCGTGCCTCACTTGAAGCACTTTCAAAAGCTGCAGAACTTGCAGGCGATGTGTATGCCGTCGCAATAGGCAGCTCGCTGCATGAAGCGGTAACTGGTTTAGGCAAATACGGCGCTACAAAGGTTTTTCTCTTTGAGCATCCCTCCCTGCAACACTATGCGCCTACTGCATATGCTAAGATTCTTGCACGGGTCGTAAAGGAAGAATCTGCTTCAATCGTCTTGCTTGCTGCGACGTCAATGGGCAAAGACCTTGCTCCGCGCCTATCTATTCGCTTGGCGGCTGGGCTGGTGAGCGACGCAATTGCTATTCAAGTTGAGGGTGACCGCCTTCTCGCTAAGCGATATGCTTACTCTGGCAAAGCGATTGCAACGGTGCAGTTAGACACTCCTATTCAGATTTTGACCCTGCGCCCGAATGTCTTTCCGATTGCCACATACCCAGACCGCACGGCAGAGGTGGTTACATCAACCTACAACCCAGACGAGACCGACTTGCGTGCAATTGTCAAGGAGATTGTGGCATCAGCTGGCAAGTTAGATGTTACCGAAGCGGATATTGTCGTCAGCGGCGGACGCGGTCTACGCGACCCCAAAGGCGACGGTAAAGAAAACTGGCAGAACCTTGAAGCACTGGCTAGCGTGCTTGGCGCTGCGGTAGGTGCAAGCCGTGCTGTTGTTGATGCGGGTTGGCGACCACACTCTGAGCAAGTTGGACAAACTGGCAAGGTTGTTTCACCTAAACTCTACATCGCTTGCGGCATTTCTGGTGCTATTCAACATTTGGCAGGAATGGCGTCCTCAAAAGTCATTGTTGCCATCAACAAAGATAAAGATGCCCCAATCTTTCAAGTTGCCGACTATGGTATTGTTGGCACAGTAGAGGAGACTTTGCCGAAACTGACCGAAGAGTTCAAAAAGCTGCTCTCGCAACACTAA